In one window of Mus pahari chromosome 3, PAHARI_EIJ_v1.1, whole genome shotgun sequence DNA:
- the LOC110319412 gene encoding BPI fold-containing family A member 1 isoform X2, whose amino-acid sequence MFLAGSLVVFCGLLAQSTAQLAGLPLPLGQDLPLAVSPALPSNPTDLLAGRFTDALSGGLLSGGLLGILENIPLLDVIKSGGGNSNGLVGGLLGKLTSSVPLLNNILDIKITDPQLLELGLVQSPDGHRLYVTIPLGLTLNVNMPVVGSLLQLAVKLNITAEVLAVKDNQERIHLVLGDCTHSPGSLKITLLNGVTPVQSFLDNLTGILTKVLPELIQGKVCPLVNGILSGLDVTLVHNVAELLIHGLQFVIKV is encoded by the exons ATGTTTCTAGCTGGGAGCCTCGTTGTCTTCTGTGGGCTGCTGGCCCAGAGCACAGCCCAGCTGGCAGGCCTGCCATTGCCTCTGGG TCAGGATCTGCCTTTGGCTGTAAGCCCGGCACTGCCTTCAAATCCCACAGATCTTCTTGCTGGAAGATTCACAGATG CTCTCAGTGGTGGCCTGCTCTCTGGGGGGCTGCTGGGCATTTTGGAAAATATTCCACTCCTGGATGTTATAAAGTCTGGAGGGGGCAATTCTAATGGCCTTGTTGGGGGTCTGCTGGGAAAACTGACGTCCTCCGTTCCTCTCCTGAACAACATCCTTGA CATAAAAATCACTGATCCGCAGCTGCTGGAACTTGGCCTTGTGCAGAGCCCTGATGGTCATCGTCTCTATGTCACCATCCCCCTGGGCTTGACACTCAACGTGAATAT GCCCGTAGTTGGAAGTCTTTTGCAATTGGCTGTGAAGCTGAACATCACCGCAGAAGTCTTGGCCGTGAAAGACAATCAGGAGAGGATTCATCTGGTTCTTGGTGACTGCACCCACTCCCCTGGCAGCCTGAAAATCACCTTGCTCAATGG agTCACTCCTGTTCAAAGCTTTTTAGACAACCTGACAGGGATACTGACTAAAGTCCTTCCTGAGCTGATCCAGGGCAAG GTATGTCCTCTGGTCAATGGGATTCTCAGCGGTCTGGATGTCACCCTGGTGCACAACGTTGCCG AATTACTGATCCATGGACTACAGTTTGTCATCAAAGTTTAG
- the LOC110319412 gene encoding BPI fold-containing family A member 1 isoform X1 produces the protein MFLAGSLVVFCGLLAQSTAQLAGLPLPLGQGPPLPLNQGPPLPLNQGPPLPLNQGLPLPLNQGQLLPLAQDLPLAVSPALPSNPTDLLAGRFTDALSGGLLSGGLLGILENIPLLDVIKSGGGNSNGLVGGLLGKLTSSVPLLNNILDIKITDPQLLELGLVQSPDGHRLYVTIPLGLTLNVNMPVVGSLLQLAVKLNITAEVLAVKDNQERIHLVLGDCTHSPGSLKITLLNGVTPVQSFLDNLTGILTKVLPELIQGKVCPLVNGILSGLDVTLVHNVAELLIHGLQFVIKV, from the exons ATGTTTCTAGCTGGGAGCCTCGTTGTCTTCTGTGGGCTGCTGGCCCAGAGCACAGCCCAGCTGGCAGGCCTGCCATTGCCTCTGGGCCAGGGCCCACCATTGCCACTGAACCAGGGCCCGCCCCTGCCACTGAACCAGGGCCCGCCCTTGCCACTGAACCAGGGCCTGCCATTGCCACTGAACCAGGGCCAGCTGTTGCCCCTGGCTCAGGATCTGCCTTTGGCTGTAAGCCCGGCACTGCCTTCAAATCCCACAGATCTTCTTGCTGGAAGATTCACAGATG CTCTCAGTGGTGGCCTGCTCTCTGGGGGGCTGCTGGGCATTTTGGAAAATATTCCACTCCTGGATGTTATAAAGTCTGGAGGGGGCAATTCTAATGGCCTTGTTGGGGGTCTGCTGGGAAAACTGACGTCCTCCGTTCCTCTCCTGAACAACATCCTTGA CATAAAAATCACTGATCCGCAGCTGCTGGAACTTGGCCTTGTGCAGAGCCCTGATGGTCATCGTCTCTATGTCACCATCCCCCTGGGCTTGACACTCAACGTGAATAT GCCCGTAGTTGGAAGTCTTTTGCAATTGGCTGTGAAGCTGAACATCACCGCAGAAGTCTTGGCCGTGAAAGACAATCAGGAGAGGATTCATCTGGTTCTTGGTGACTGCACCCACTCCCCTGGCAGCCTGAAAATCACCTTGCTCAATGG agTCACTCCTGTTCAAAGCTTTTTAGACAACCTGACAGGGATACTGACTAAAGTCCTTCCTGAGCTGATCCAGGGCAAG GTATGTCCTCTGGTCAATGGGATTCTCAGCGGTCTGGATGTCACCCTGGTGCACAACGTTGCCG AATTACTGATCCATGGACTACAGTTTGTCATCAAAGTTTAG